In Sphingomonas sp., a single window of DNA contains:
- a CDS encoding thiamine pyrophosphate-requiring protein, whose translation MAKQTSDFFVERLKAWGVTRIYGYSGDGINGVLGALQRAEAQGDGIEFIQVRHEEMAAFMASAHAKFTGELGVCLSTGGPGATHLITGMYDAKLDHVPLLAIAGQAESTVRGANYQQELNLDRLFADVCGYVQEVSAPAQLRHVTDRAIRIAIANRDVTAIVLPKDVQDEPYQDPPLQHGFTRSGPGYVRPQVVPPASAFAQAAEILDSGQKVAILIGAGARGAEAQVIEIADRLGAGVAKALLGKDVLADDLPFVTGAIGLLGTKPSSDMMAGCDTLLMIGTGFPWAEFLPKEGQARAVQIDIDPAMLGLRYPVECNLHGGAAETLDALLPLLQRKADRSWQEGIAHEVTKWWKTIEERAMAEANPVNPQRVVWEMSPRLPANAIVTSDSGSCANWYARDYRVKAGQRASLSGGLASMGAAVPYAIGAKFAHPDRPVVALVGDGAMQMNNMAELITVAKYWQRWADPRFIVCVFNNQDLNEVTWEQRVMEGNPRFPTTQDIPDVPYARFAELIGLQGIHVDTPDALGDAWDAALRADRPVVLEVKTDPDVAPFPPHLTLAQAKGFLSSMLKGDAGRGGVIKETVRQIAKEITG comes from the coding sequence ATGGCGAAGCAGACGAGCGACTTTTTCGTGGAGCGGCTCAAGGCCTGGGGCGTGACGCGGATCTATGGCTATTCGGGCGACGGCATCAACGGCGTGCTCGGGGCGCTGCAGCGCGCCGAGGCCCAAGGCGACGGCATCGAGTTCATCCAGGTCCGCCACGAGGAGATGGCTGCGTTCATGGCGTCGGCGCACGCCAAGTTCACCGGCGAACTCGGCGTCTGCCTTTCCACCGGCGGCCCGGGTGCGACGCACCTGATCACCGGCATGTACGACGCCAAGCTCGATCATGTCCCGCTGCTCGCCATCGCCGGCCAAGCCGAGAGCACCGTGCGCGGCGCCAATTACCAGCAGGAACTCAATCTCGACCGGCTCTTCGCGGACGTGTGCGGCTATGTGCAGGAGGTCTCCGCCCCCGCGCAGCTGCGCCATGTCACCGATCGCGCGATCCGCATCGCCATCGCCAATCGCGACGTGACCGCAATCGTTCTGCCCAAGGACGTGCAGGACGAGCCATACCAGGATCCACCGCTCCAGCACGGCTTCACCCGCTCCGGCCCCGGCTATGTCCGCCCGCAGGTGGTGCCGCCCGCCAGCGCGTTTGCCCAGGCGGCCGAGATTCTCGATTCCGGGCAGAAGGTCGCGATCCTGATCGGCGCCGGTGCGCGCGGCGCCGAGGCGCAGGTGATCGAGATCGCCGATCGGCTCGGCGCAGGCGTCGCGAAGGCGCTGCTCGGCAAGGACGTGCTGGCCGACGACCTGCCCTTCGTCACCGGCGCGATCGGGCTGCTCGGCACCAAGCCCTCCTCGGACATGATGGCGGGCTGCGACACGCTGCTGATGATCGGCACTGGCTTCCCCTGGGCCGAGTTCCTGCCCAAGGAAGGCCAGGCCCGCGCGGTGCAGATCGACATCGACCCGGCGATGCTCGGCCTGCGCTACCCGGTAGAGTGCAATTTGCACGGCGGCGCGGCGGAGACGCTCGACGCGCTGCTGCCTCTCCTCCAGCGCAAGGCGGATCGCAGCTGGCAGGAGGGCATCGCGCACGAAGTCACCAAATGGTGGAAGACGATCGAGGAGCGCGCCATGGCCGAGGCGAACCCGGTGAATCCGCAGCGCGTGGTGTGGGAGATGTCGCCGCGCCTGCCTGCGAACGCCATCGTCACCTCGGACTCCGGCTCCTGCGCCAACTGGTACGCGCGCGACTATCGCGTGAAGGCGGGGCAGCGTGCGTCGCTGTCAGGCGGGCTCGCCTCGATGGGCGCGGCGGTGCCCTATGCGATCGGCGCCAAGTTCGCCCATCCTGATCGTCCGGTCGTCGCACTGGTTGGCGACGGCGCGATGCAGATGAACAACATGGCCGAGCTGATCACCGTCGCCAAATATTGGCAGCGCTGGGCCGATCCGCGCTTCATCGTCTGCGTGTTCAACAACCAGGACCTCAACGAAGTCACCTGGGAGCAGCGAGTGATGGAGGGCAATCCGCGCTTCCCGACGACACAGGACATCCCCGACGTGCCCTATGCCCGCTTCGCCGAGCTGATCGGGCTGCAGGGCATCCATGTCGACACGCCCGACGCGCTGGGCGATGCCTGGGACGCGGCGCTGCGTGCCGATCGCCCGGTGGTGTTGGAGGTCAAGACCGATCCGGACGTCGCCCCCTTCCCGCCGCACCTCACCCTGGCACAGGCCAAGGGCTTCCTGTCGTCGATGCTCAAGGGCGATGCCGGGCGCGGCGGGGTGATCAAGGAAACGGTGCGGCAGATCGCCAAGGAGATCACGGGATAG
- a CDS encoding HlyD family efflux transporter periplasmic adaptor subunit — MPFRPDHIGHFPTLAAMRPPRIARAIAWMIVIAVTLIGVTMVYVPWVQTAPGRGQVVALDPHDRVQSVTALVPGRVERWFVTDGQAVKKGDPIAKISDNDPALLDRLAAERDQVHAEIASLESARAVASIDVNRARTLFNEGLAARRDYEQAQIRVADQGAKLAESRAKLNRIEVSLNRQAVQIARAPRDGRIQTLNAAAAATLVSAGAELATLAPEGSTERVVELMVDGRDIALVRPGRRVRLEFEGWPAIQLSGWPSMAWGLFDGRVRSVDPSAMPDGLFRVLIEPMPGTLAWPGDRFVRLGAKVRGWVQGETVPVGYELWRQLNDFPLEFGTASGKDEEKSMDVYKKKKK; from the coding sequence ATGCCCTTCCGGCCTGACCATATCGGCCATTTCCCGACATTGGCCGCCATGCGCCCGCCGCGCATCGCCCGCGCGATCGCCTGGATGATCGTGATCGCCGTGACGCTGATCGGCGTCACCATGGTCTATGTCCCCTGGGTGCAGACCGCGCCCGGGCGGGGGCAGGTGGTCGCACTCGACCCGCACGATCGCGTCCAGTCGGTCACCGCGCTGGTGCCGGGCCGGGTCGAGCGCTGGTTCGTCACCGACGGCCAGGCGGTAAAGAAGGGCGATCCGATCGCCAAGATCTCGGACAACGATCCCGCTCTGCTCGATCGCCTCGCCGCCGAGCGCGACCAGGTCCATGCCGAAATCGCCTCGCTCGAAAGCGCCCGCGCGGTCGCCTCGATCGACGTCAACCGCGCGCGGACGCTGTTCAACGAGGGGCTGGCGGCGCGCCGTGACTATGAACAGGCGCAGATCCGCGTCGCCGATCAGGGCGCCAAGCTCGCGGAATCGCGGGCCAAGCTCAACCGGATCGAAGTGTCGCTCAACCGCCAGGCGGTGCAGATCGCCCGGGCCCCGCGCGACGGCCGCATCCAGACGCTCAACGCCGCCGCGGCCGCGACGCTGGTCAGCGCCGGCGCCGAGCTCGCCACGCTGGCACCCGAAGGCAGCACCGAGCGCGTCGTCGAGCTGATGGTCGACGGGCGCGACATCGCGCTGGTCCGCCCCGGCCGCCGCGTGCGGCTGGAGTTCGAGGGCTGGCCGGCGATCCAGCTGAGTGGCTGGCCGTCCATGGCCTGGGGGCTGTTCGATGGCCGGGTGCGCTCGGTCGACCCCTCGGCGATGCCCGACGGCCTGTTTCGCGTACTGATCGAGCCGATGCCGGGGACGCTCGCCTGGCCGGGGGACCGCTTCGTCCGCCTCGGCGCCAAGGTGCGCGGCTGGGTGCAGGGCGAGACGGTGCCGGTCGGCTACGAACTCTGGCGCCAGCTCAACGACTTCCCGCTCGAATTCGGCACCGCGTCGGGCAAGGACGAGGAGAAGAGCATGGACGTCTACAAGAAGAAAAAGAAATGA
- a CDS encoding ABC transporter ATP-binding protein: MAKQKIGWGQVRAWLGEVIGPDGGYLRLAMVYGIAISLLSLATPISVQLLINSVAKIALPAPLITLSLLLFTLLLIVVILAALRVHIMALFERRLFARTMAEITIRAVHARNPFFADARRIDLFNRYFDLMTVQKSVPSLVIGGFTILLQSVVGLVVTSFYHPFFLGFNVILIALVWLIWQLWSPGAIRSAVALSHAKHDAARWLEGLGTSNGFYKSSRHLDFAMDGSETMTAAYVAAHRRHFRFSFTQTCAYLLLYATASAALLAMGGWLILQGQLSIGQLVAAELILSGVFYGLGQLGTYLDAFYDMVAAAEEVSLLYAIPHETHTRSSEAPGNGEVRLREVEAGDARIDLTIPAASQLVVVGAPTMDSRLAMLLKRNLQPDRGLVMVGGVDLEALDVYRLRSDVIVLDRPTIVEISIRDYLGLAGAGIPAGRVLDALALVGLDARIGQLPEGMETPLAASGYPLSIGELMALKLANALLARPKVLLLGPLYDLIPPTRLTAALDALREAGTTVLLFTGRPEAIRRDGYLWLGRTAQARFEMLDQLRATLTAQEAGNALPA; the protein is encoded by the coding sequence ATGGCGAAGCAGAAGATCGGCTGGGGACAGGTACGCGCCTGGCTCGGCGAGGTGATCGGCCCCGATGGCGGCTATCTGCGGCTCGCGATGGTCTATGGCATCGCGATCAGCCTGCTCTCTCTGGCGACGCCGATCTCGGTGCAGCTGTTGATCAACAGCGTCGCCAAGATCGCGCTGCCGGCGCCGTTGATCACGCTCTCGCTCTTGCTGTTCACGCTATTGCTGATCGTGGTGATCCTCGCCGCGCTGCGCGTCCACATCATGGCGCTGTTCGAGCGGCGGCTGTTCGCGCGGACCATGGCGGAGATCACCATCCGCGCGGTCCACGCCCGCAACCCTTTCTTCGCTGATGCCCGCCGGATCGACCTGTTCAACCGCTATTTCGACCTGATGACGGTGCAGAAGAGCGTGCCGAGCCTCGTCATCGGCGGCTTCACCATCCTGCTGCAATCGGTGGTGGGGCTGGTGGTGACGAGCTTCTACCACCCGTTCTTCCTCGGCTTCAACGTGATCCTGATCGCGCTGGTGTGGCTGATCTGGCAGCTCTGGTCGCCGGGTGCGATCCGCTCGGCGGTCGCACTCAGCCATGCCAAACATGATGCGGCGCGCTGGCTGGAGGGGCTGGGCACCTCGAACGGCTTTTACAAGTCGAGCCGCCATCTCGACTTCGCGATGGATGGCTCCGAGACGATGACCGCCGCCTATGTCGCCGCGCACCGCCGCCACTTCCGCTTCAGCTTCACCCAGACCTGCGCCTATCTGCTCCTCTACGCCACCGCGAGCGCGGCATTGCTGGCGATGGGCGGCTGGCTGATCCTGCAGGGGCAGCTGTCGATCGGCCAACTGGTCGCCGCCGAGCTGATCCTGTCGGGTGTGTTCTACGGGCTCGGCCAACTCGGCACCTATCTCGATGCCTTTTACGACATGGTCGCGGCGGCCGAGGAAGTGTCGCTGCTCTACGCCATCCCGCACGAGACCCACACGCGCAGCAGCGAGGCGCCGGGCAATGGCGAGGTGCGGCTGCGCGAGGTGGAGGCCGGCGACGCGCGCATCGACCTGACCATCCCGGCGGCCAGCCAGCTGGTGGTGGTGGGCGCGCCGACGATGGACAGCCGCCTGGCCATGCTGCTCAAGCGCAACTTGCAGCCGGATCGCGGGCTGGTGATGGTGGGCGGCGTCGATCTGGAGGCGCTCGACGTCTATCGCCTCCGCTCGGACGTGATCGTGCTCGACCGGCCGACCATCGTCGAGATCAGCATCCGCGATTATCTCGGGCTTGCCGGCGCCGGCATCCCGGCGGGCAGGGTGCTCGACGCGCTCGCGCTGGTCGGGCTCGACGCACGTATCGGCCAGCTGCCCGAGGGCATGGAGACGCCCCTTGCCGCCTCGGGCTATCCGCTGTCGATCGGCGAACTGATGGCGCTCAAACTGGCCAATGCGCTGCTCGCACGGCCGAAGGTGCTGCTGCTCGGGCCGCTCTACGATCTGATCCCGCCAACACGATTGACCGCCGCGCTCGATGCGCTGCGCGAGGCAGGTACCACCGTGCTCCTCTTCACCGGGCGGCCCGAGGCGATCCGCCGCGACGGCTATCTCTGGCTGGGCAGGACCGCCCAGGCCCGCTTCGAGATGCTCGACCAGCTCCGTGCCACCCTCACCGCGCAGGAGGCAGGCAATGCCCTTCCGGCCTGA
- a CDS encoding response regulator translates to MSPSQRSRKPTLPLYAGLTALLVLPFGADTVLPLGTATWAGYILPTVIAYTAGRPVVPLVVAALATLLNFAGFTLAPPGVDPQVVLVNRVLGTAIIWILAGIGFAFIRNRLAIRREEWLQSGQVGLAKAVAGELPLEDLATAALRFLADYTGAQAGAIFVRDPSGGGFRRRGTYAVPADAPLPEWVKPGEGLLGQAIADRRQFVLEQVPEGYLYYGSGLGQAQPRTLVIGVTEADGEINGVLELGFPGAVDPQVQALLERIGGQLGVSIRSGKYRARLRALLEETQKQAEELQVQSEELRTNNDELETQSRQLQDTAARLEAQQSALEQSNAELEAQTRALELQRDELARAQGSLEQQAADLEQASRYKSEFLANMSHELRTPLNSLLIMARLLAENRAGNLSPDQVRHAETIETSGNDLLTLINDILDISKIEAGKLELQPRRLRIAPVLDKLKAVFGASASAKGLDFRIEQAAGAPGEIETDPQRLEQVLKNFLSNAIKFTAKGEVSLGVSRRPDGRIAFTVRDTGVGIPSEQQQVIFEAFRQADGTVSRKYGGTGLGLSISRELARLLGGEVAVESEPGAGSAFTVILPEAYDPALVQAAAPLPSPSPVPVKPQPSNPKPGRRRSAEPTEDDREKLSGDSRVILIVEDDPVFARILCDIAHDLGFQCLIAGTADEGALLARQYVPNAVILDMNLPDHTGLSVLDRIKRDVRTRHIPVHVVSVDDDSQAALSSGAVGYLFKPVKREQLVDMLEGLEAKMSQRMRRVLVVEDDAQQAESVKALLASREVETVQAHSAAQTFERLGQETFDCMVLDLNLPDASGLDLLDRLSEDDSVGFPPVIVYTGRDLSQDEELRLRKYSKSIIVKGAKSPERLLDEVTLFLHQVVSELPEPQQALIAKALGRDAALEGRSILVVEDDIRNVYALTSIFEPHGVKVRIARNGREALHALDECARHLTDPVDLVLMDVMMPEMDGLTATREIRKQPWGKTLPILMLTAKAMARDQQECLDAGANDYLAKPLDIDKLLSLVRVWMPR, encoded by the coding sequence ATGTCGCCCAGCCAGCGCAGCCGTAAGCCCACGCTTCCCCTTTACGCGGGGCTCACCGCCCTGCTGGTGCTGCCGTTCGGCGCCGACACCGTGCTGCCGCTCGGCACGGCGACCTGGGCGGGCTATATCCTGCCGACGGTGATCGCCTACACCGCCGGGCGGCCGGTGGTGCCGCTTGTCGTCGCGGCGCTGGCGACGCTCCTCAACTTCGCCGGGTTCACCTTGGCCCCGCCAGGCGTGGATCCACAGGTGGTGCTGGTCAACCGCGTCTTGGGCACCGCGATCATCTGGATCCTCGCGGGCATCGGCTTCGCCTTCATCCGCAACCGGCTGGCGATCCGGCGCGAGGAATGGCTGCAATCGGGGCAGGTCGGCCTCGCCAAGGCGGTCGCCGGCGAGCTGCCGCTGGAAGATCTCGCCACCGCGGCACTGCGCTTCCTCGCCGACTATACGGGCGCACAGGCGGGCGCAATCTTCGTGCGCGATCCCAGCGGCGGCGGCTTTCGCCGCCGCGGCACCTATGCCGTGCCGGCCGACGCGCCGCTGCCCGAATGGGTGAAGCCGGGCGAGGGGCTGCTGGGCCAGGCGATCGCGGATCGCCGCCAGTTCGTGCTGGAGCAGGTACCGGAGGGCTATCTCTATTACGGCTCTGGCCTTGGCCAGGCACAGCCGCGCACCCTGGTGATCGGTGTCACCGAGGCGGACGGCGAGATCAACGGTGTGCTCGAACTCGGCTTCCCCGGCGCGGTCGATCCGCAGGTGCAGGCGCTGCTGGAGCGGATCGGCGGGCAGCTCGGTGTTTCGATCCGCTCGGGCAAATACCGCGCCCGTCTGCGCGCGCTGCTCGAGGAAACGCAGAAGCAGGCCGAGGAGCTGCAGGTCCAGAGCGAGGAGCTGCGCACCAACAATGACGAGCTGGAGACCCAGAGCCGCCAGCTGCAGGACACTGCCGCCCGGCTGGAGGCGCAGCAGTCCGCGCTTGAGCAGAGCAATGCCGAGCTGGAGGCGCAGACCCGCGCACTGGAGCTGCAGCGCGACGAACTCGCCCGCGCCCAGGGCTCGCTGGAGCAGCAGGCCGCCGATCTGGAGCAGGCCAGCCGCTACAAGTCCGAATTCCTCGCCAATATGAGCCACGAGCTGCGCACGCCGCTCAACTCGCTGCTGATCATGGCGCGGCTGCTGGCGGAGAACCGCGCGGGCAATCTCAGCCCCGACCAGGTCCGCCATGCCGAGACGATCGAGACCTCGGGCAACGATCTGCTCACGCTGATCAACGATATTCTGGATATTTCGAAGATCGAGGCAGGGAAGCTGGAGCTCCAGCCGCGCCGCCTTCGCATCGCGCCGGTGCTCGACAAGCTCAAGGCAGTGTTCGGCGCCTCGGCGTCCGCCAAGGGGCTTGATTTCCGCATCGAGCAGGCGGCGGGCGCACCGGGCGAGATCGAGACCGATCCGCAGCGGCTGGAGCAGGTGCTCAAGAACTTCCTGTCGAACGCGATCAAGTTCACGGCGAAGGGCGAAGTATCGCTCGGCGTATCGCGCCGCCCCGACGGGCGGATCGCGTTCACGGTGCGCGACACCGGTGTCGGCATTCCGTCCGAGCAGCAGCAGGTGATCTTCGAGGCCTTCCGCCAGGCGGACGGTACCGTGAGTCGTAAATACGGCGGCACCGGCCTCGGCCTGTCGATCTCGCGCGAGCTGGCGCGGCTGCTCGGCGGCGAAGTCGCGGTGGAAAGCGAGCCCGGCGCGGGCAGCGCTTTCACGGTAATCCTGCCCGAGGCCTATGATCCCGCGCTGGTCCAGGCGGCCGCGCCGCTGCCGAGCCCCAGCCCGGTGCCGGTGAAGCCGCAGCCCTCCAATCCCAAGCCCGGCCGTCGCCGCAGCGCCGAGCCGACCGAGGACGATCGCGAGAAGTTGTCAGGCGATTCCCGCGTGATCCTGATCGTCGAGGACGATCCCGTCTTTGCGCGCATCCTGTGCGACATCGCGCATGATCTCGGTTTCCAGTGCCTGATCGCCGGCACCGCCGACGAGGGCGCGTTGCTGGCACGGCAATATGTGCCCAACGCGGTGATCCTCGACATGAACCTGCCGGACCATACCGGTCTGTCGGTGCTCGACCGGATCAAGCGCGACGTGCGCACGCGGCACATCCCGGTGCATGTCGTCTCGGTCGACGACGATAGCCAAGCGGCGCTGTCGAGCGGCGCGGTGGGCTATCTGTTCAAGCCGGTGAAGCGCGAGCAGCTGGTCGACATGCTCGAAGGCCTTGAGGCCAAGATGTCGCAGCGCATGCGCCGCGTGCTGGTGGTGGAGGACGATGCCCAGCAGGCGGAGAGCGTCAAGGCGCTGCTCGCCTCGCGCGAGGTGGAGACGGTGCAGGCCCATTCGGCCGCGCAGACCTTCGAGCGGCTCGGCCAGGAGACGTTCGATTGCATGGTGCTCGACCTGAACCTGCCCGACGCTTCGGGCCTCGACCTGCTCGATCGGCTGAGCGAGGACGACAGCGTGGGCTTCCCGCCGGTGATCGTCTATACCGGCCGCGACCTCAGCCAGGACGAGGAGCTGCGGCTCCGCAAATATTCCAAGTCGATCATCGTCAAGGGCGCCAAGTCGCCCGAGCGGCTGCTCGACGAGGTGACACTGTTCCTCCACCAAGTCGTCTCCGAGCTGCCCGAGCCGCAACAGGCGCTGATCGCCAAGGCGCTGGGCCGGGACGCGGCGCTCGAGGGGCGCTCGATCCTCGTGGTCGAGGACGACATCCGGAACGTTTATGCGCTGACGAGCATTTTCGAACCCCATGGAGTTAAGGTTCGCATCGCCCGCAACGGCCGCGAGGCGCTGCATGCGCTCGACGAATGCGCGCGCCATCTCACCGATCCGGTCGATCTTGTGCTGATGGACGTGATGATGCCCGAGATGGACGGCCTCACCGCCACGCGCGAAATCCGCAAGCAGCCCTGGGGCAAGACGCTGCCGATCCTGATGCTCACCGCCAAGGCGATGGCGCGCGACCAGCAGGAATGCCTCGACGCCGGCGCCAACGACTATCTCGCCAAGCCGCTCGATATCGACAAGCTGCTCAGCCTGGTGCGGGTGTGGATGCCGCGGTGA
- a CDS encoding CheR family methyltransferase translates to MDAAVIDDVVPPHAEIELDLLLEAIWRHYQYDFRGYSRSSLHKRMERACQRFGCEGFSQLQHRLLREPAVFAELMGFLTIQVSEMFRDPAYFRALREKVVPHLRTWPSLKVWIAGCANGEEFYSLAILFREEGLEDRTIFYCTDISPAALAKAQAGIFDLGRIPQFTENHRLSGGHSSLSDYYTAAYGGAVFDKSLRARAVFAEHSLATDQVFAEAHLVSSRNVLIYFDRELQDRALGLFGDTLVRGGFLGLGARETLRFSRHADAFVDFDTGERLYRRTNVGLRTMADA, encoded by the coding sequence GTGGATGCCGCGGTGATCGACGACGTGGTTCCGCCGCATGCGGAGATCGAGCTGGACCTGCTGCTCGAGGCGATCTGGCGGCACTATCAGTACGACTTTCGCGGGTATTCGCGCAGCTCGCTGCACAAGCGGATGGAGCGGGCCTGCCAGCGCTTCGGCTGCGAGGGGTTTTCGCAGCTCCAGCACCGGCTGCTGCGCGAGCCGGCGGTGTTCGCGGAGCTGATGGGTTTCCTGACCATCCAGGTGAGCGAGATGTTCCGCGATCCCGCCTATTTCCGTGCGTTGCGCGAGAAGGTGGTGCCGCACCTGCGCACCTGGCCCTCGCTCAAGGTTTGGATTGCGGGCTGCGCCAATGGCGAGGAATTCTACTCGCTCGCCATCCTCTTCCGCGAGGAGGGGCTGGAGGACCGGACCATCTTCTATTGCACCGATATCAGCCCGGCGGCACTGGCCAAGGCCCAGGCGGGAATTTTCGATCTGGGACGGATTCCGCAATTTACCGAGAATCACCGCCTATCCGGCGGACATAGTTCGCTTTCCGATTACTACACGGCGGCCTATGGTGGCGCGGTGTTCGATAAGAGTCTCCGTGCCCGTGCCGTCTTCGCGGAACATAGCCTTGCCACCGATCAGGTGTTTGCGGAGGCGCATCTGGTGTCGAGCCGCAACGTGCTGATCTATTTCGATCGCGAGTTGCAGGATCGCGCGCTCGGGCTGTTCGGGGACACGCTGGTGCGCGGCGGGTTCCTCGGCCTCGGCGCGCGCGAGACGCTGCGCTTCTCGCGCCATGCCGATGCCTTTGTCGATTTCGATACGGGCGAGCGCCTCTATCGGCGGACCAATGTCGGGCTGCGGACAATGGCCGATGCGTGA
- a CDS encoding hydrogen peroxide-inducible genes activator: MIDSPPLPDFEKQVSLRQLRYLVTLGAEGSFTRAAARCGVSQPSLSQAVRQLEDALGAPLVERGTRAFLTPLGREVAMRAQRILLEVRDLGELTGAGDAALLGTIRLGVTPTIGAYLLPRLVARLHQQFHELRVHVRENPPAALVEGLAAGTHDLILAQLPLAAPGARVERLFREPLHLAMAADHPLAARDTIGNEDLAGQDLLTLQRGYRLAEQTIAIAEEAGARVREEYEGTSLDAIRQMAGMGMGLAVLPELYVRQEIRPGDDVVARPFRGGRHYREMGLLWRSGVARAAAYKRLAQELVACVEDIGISYR, translated from the coding sequence ATGATCGACTCTCCCCCGCTCCCGGACTTTGAGAAGCAGGTCTCGCTGCGGCAGCTGCGCTATTTGGTCACCCTGGGCGCGGAGGGCAGCTTCACGCGCGCGGCCGCGCGGTGCGGCGTCAGCCAGCCCTCGCTCTCCCAGGCGGTCCGCCAGCTGGAAGACGCGCTGGGCGCCCCGTTGGTCGAGCGTGGCACGCGTGCGTTTTTGACGCCGCTTGGCCGCGAGGTCGCGATGCGGGCGCAGCGGATCCTGCTGGAGGTCCGCGATCTCGGGGAACTCACCGGCGCGGGGGACGCGGCGCTGCTCGGCACGATCCGGCTGGGCGTGACGCCAACCATCGGTGCCTATCTGCTGCCGCGCCTGGTCGCCCGGCTGCACCAGCAGTTCCACGAGTTGCGCGTGCATGTCCGCGAGAACCCGCCGGCCGCGCTGGTCGAGGGGCTCGCCGCCGGCACGCACGACCTCATCCTCGCCCAGTTGCCGCTCGCCGCGCCCGGCGCCCGGGTCGAACGACTGTTCCGCGAGCCGCTCCACCTCGCCATGGCCGCGGATCATCCGCTCGCCGCGCGCGATACGATCGGCAACGAGGATCTGGCGGGACAGGACCTGCTCACCCTGCAGCGCGGCTACCGCCTCGCCGAACAGACCATCGCGATCGCCGAGGAGGCGGGTGCCCGGGTACGCGAGGAATATGAAGGCACCAGCCTCGATGCGATCCGCCAGATGGCGGGCATGGGCATGGGGCTGGCGGTGCTGCCCGAACTCTATGTGCGGCAGGAAATTCGCCCCGGCGACGACGTTGTCGCGCGCCCGTTCCGTGGCGGGCGGCATTATCGCGAGATGGGGCTGCTGTGGCGCAGCGGTGTGGCGCGCGCCGCCGCCTATAAGAGACTGGCGCAGGAGCTGGTCGCCTGCGTCGAAGACATAGGTATTTCCTATCGATGA
- a CDS encoding TolC family protein: MIRLLLALCALACAVPAAAQGPLTLDQVLRSSAQNAPQIIEALAKQRQAEGKALSAEGAFDVVFDVDAQARPFGYYDGSVVEAKASRALDNNGGGLHAGYRVSRGKFPVYEDKAYTNQLGEFKVGAVFSLLRDRVTDERRTKLRLAGQDVDVARLEREMVAIGVQRRAMGAYQAWAIAGLRLKAYRDLLTLSEKRRSQLARQVQLGARPQILITENDQNLARRRSLLAQAEQKLAETANALSFFWRDANGVPLVPAAEQLPDGLPELAIAPRKAGPILRPDLKTVLVRMDQSLARLDLAENDLKPRLDARAELGKDVGAIGLGGPSRTPAEAIVGVKFSVPLERRSARGRIAEAKAEIEGLRTRHRMLEEQIAIEVKGIAIGIEGADKVADLAGQEAELAGKMAAAEQRRFDMGASDFFLINQREESATDARLRALDARFQALVARADLAAATADRAVLGL, from the coding sequence ATGATCCGGCTGCTGCTCGCCCTTTGCGCGCTCGCCTGTGCGGTGCCCGCCGCCGCGCAGGGACCGCTCACCCTCGATCAGGTGCTGCGCTCCTCCGCACAGAACGCGCCGCAGATCATCGAGGCGCTGGCCAAACAGCGCCAGGCCGAGGGCAAGGCGCTGAGCGCCGAGGGCGCGTTCGACGTGGTGTTCGACGTCGACGCCCAAGCGCGGCCCTTCGGCTATTATGACGGCTCGGTCGTCGAGGCGAAGGCCAGCCGCGCCTTGGACAATAATGGCGGCGGGCTCCACGCGGGTTACCGCGTCTCGCGGGGCAAGTTCCCGGTCTACGAGGACAAGGCCTACACCAACCAGCTCGGCGAGTTCAAAGTCGGCGCGGTGTTCTCGCTGCTCCGCGACCGGGTGACCGACGAGCGGCGTACCAAGCTGCGCCTCGCCGGCCAGGATGTCGATGTCGCCAGGCTCGAGCGCGAGATGGTGGCGATCGGCGTGCAGCGCCGCGCGATGGGCGCGTATCAGGCCTGGGCGATCGCAGGACTTCGCCTCAAGGCGTATCGCGACCTGCTGACACTGTCCGAGAAGCGGCGGTCACAGCTTGCGCGGCAGGTGCAGCTTGGCGCGCGGCCGCAAATCCTGATCACCGAGAACGACCAGAATCTCGCCCGCAGACGCTCGCTGCTGGCACAGGCCGAGCAGAAGCTGGCGGAGACGGCCAACGCGTTGTCCTTTTTCTGGCGCGACGCGAATGGCGTGCCGTTGGTGCCCGCAGCCGAGCAGCTTCCAGATGGCCTGCCCGAACTGGCGATTGCGCCGCGCAAGGCGGGGCCAATCCTCCGGCCCGACCTGAAGACGGTGCTGGTGCGGATGGACCAGTCGCTGGCACGACTCGATCTCGCCGAGAATGACCTCAAGCCGCGGCTCGATGCCCGCGCGGAGTTGGGCAAGGACGTCGGCGCGATCGGGCTCGGCGGCCCATCGCGCACGCCGGCCGAGGCGATCGTCGGCGTGAAATTCTCGGTGCCGCTTGAACGGCGCAGCGCGCGCGGGCGTATCGCCGAGGCGAAGGCGGAGATCGAGGGCCTGCGCACACGCCACCGCATGCTCGAAGAGCAGATCGCCATCGAGGTGAAGGGCATCGCGATCGGCATCGAAGGCGCCGACAAGGTCGCGGATCTCGCGGGGCAGGAAGCCGAGCTGGCAGGCAAGATGGCCGCCGCCGAGCAGCGCCGCTTCGACATGGGCGCCAGCGACTTCTTCCTGATTAACCAGCGCGAGGAAAGCGCGACCGATGCCCGGCTGCGTGCACTCGACGCGCGCTTCCAGGCGCTGGTGGCACGCGCCGATCTGGCCGCGGCTACGGCGGACCGGGCCGTGCTGGGACTTTGA